Proteins encoded in a region of the Quercus lobata isolate SW786 chromosome 8, ValleyOak3.0 Primary Assembly, whole genome shotgun sequence genome:
- the LOC115955343 gene encoding probable RNA-binding protein EIF1AD isoform X2: MDAQGEKSLALFPAKFQKSMWIKRGSFVVVDISGKEKALESGSKVACIVSQVLFYEQVRSLQKSPEWPEVFKSTNLDDSTGSLQKQTAQEEENELESSDDEGLPPLEANTNRIKPFEAQSDVESDSNSDTDS, encoded by the exons ATGGATGCACAAGGCGAGAAATCACTGGCATTGTTTCCAGCTAAGTTTCAAAAGAGCATGTGGATAAAACGAG GTAGTTTTGTAGTGGTTGACATAAGTGGAAAGGAAAAGGCTCTTGAATCAGGTAGCAAGGTGGCATGCATTGTTTCCCAAGTTCTGTTTTATGAACAAGTTCGTTCACTTCAGAAATCTCCTGAATG GCCAGAAGTCTTCAAATCTACAAACTTGGATGATTCTACTGGGAGTTTGCAAAAGCAGACCGCCCAAGAAGAAGAGAATGAGCTTGAATCTAGTGATGATGAGGGACTTCCCCCACTTGAAGCCAATACTAACAGAATCAAACCCTTTGAGGCACAATCGGATGTAGAATCAGATTCCAATTCAGATACAGATTCATAA
- the LOC115955344 gene encoding uncharacterized aarF domain-containing protein kinase At5g05200, chloroplastic: MAVSAIRGGRLFHHHHHRPQLLSPSDNFLRRRKQQLNCGGVSNPNFTLFARYSQAQGQGHTQDRFSSPSRLQDSIEGLPKLVEDIVQTSITTGPRGALRLAQGVQAFLGVGSEWLADVSKSTNSSVGLPTQMQLGLLSPVYLRRLFERMGATYIKLGQFIASAPTLFPPEYVQEFQSCFDRTPAVPFEDIQKILREELGRPIDSVYEYVDPTPLASASIAQVHGARLRGSQDDVVIKVLKPGIEDVLVADLNFVYIVARILEFLNPELSRASLVDVVKDIRVSMLEEVDFYKEAANIESFRRYLEAMGLTRQATAPKVYQHCSTRRLLTMQRLYGVPLTDLDSISSLVSSPEASLITALNVWFGSLLGCESFHADVHAGNLWLLRDGRIGFLDFGIVGRISPKTWAAMEIFLASIAAEEYDSMASSLIEMGATDKDIDTKAFARDLEKIFSSIQDLDTEIVVATARGTTTDATAISANLVVDERQMNALFLDVVRVSESYGLRFPREFALLMKQLLYFDRYTRLLAPNMNMLQDQRISIVSNRRSKYRDSFK; this comes from the exons ATGGCGGTTTCAGCTATAAGAGGCGGTCGGTtgtttcatcatcatcatcatcgtcctCAGTTGTTATCACCCTCAGATAATTTCTTAAGAAGAAGGAAGCAGCAACTGAATTGTGGAGGTGTCTCTAACCCAAATTTCACTTTATTTGCTCGTTATTCTCAAGCCCAGGGCCAGGGTCACACCCAGGATCGTTTCTCTTCTCCTTCTCGCCTCCAAG ATAGTATTGAGGGGCTTCCCAAACTGGTGGAGGATATTGTCCAAACATCCATCACTACTGGTCCACGTGGTGCCCTTAGGCTTGCCCAAGGTGTCCAAGCTTTTCTCGGTGTTGGTAGCGAGTGGCTAGCTGATGTTTCCAAA tCAACAAATTCATCTGTTGGATTACCAACTCAAATGCAGCTTGGACTACTTTCACCAGTTTATTTAAGGAGATTATTTGAACGCATGGGGGCGACCTACATCAAATTAGGCCAG TTCATAGCATCTGCACCAACATTGTTCCCTCCAGAATATGTCCAAGAATTTCAAAGCTGTTTTGATAGAACTCCTGCAGTTCCTTTTGAagacattcaaaaaattttgcgTGAGGAATTGGGGAGACCCATAGATAGTGTCTATGAATATGTTGACCCAACTCCACTTGCTTCGGCCTCAATAGCCCAg GTTCATGGTGCAAGGCTTAGAGGCTCCCAAGATGATGTAGTTATAAAGGTCTTGAAACCGGGAATAGAGGACGTATTGGTGGCAGATCTGAATTTTGTATACATCGTTGCTCGCATATTGGAGTTTTTGAACCCTGAACTCAGCCGTGCATCATTG GTTGATGTTGTCAAAGACATACGAGTGTCAATGCTTGAAGAAGTTGACTTTTACAAGGAGGCTGCAAATATTGAGTCCTTTAGGAGATATCTGGAAGCCATGGGACTCACAAGGCAAGCTACAGCTCCAAAAGTGTATCAGCACTGCAGCACCCGACGACTTCTGACAATGCAGAGGCTTTATGGAGTTCCTCTTACTGACCTAGACTCCATAAGTTCACTTGTTTCTAGTCCAGAGGCTAGTCTTATAACTGCTCTTAACGTGTG GTTTGGTAGCTTGCTCGGCTGTGAATCCTTCCATGCAGATGTTCATGCAGGCAATTTGTGGTTGTTACGTGATGGTCGTATTGGGTTTCTTGATTTTG GAATTGTTGGGCGTATATCTCCCAAGACATGGGCTGCCATGGAAATATTTTTGGCATCAATTGCAGCTGAAGAATATGATTCGATGGCATCTTCCTTGATTGAAATGGGTGCTACAGACAAGGATATCGATACTAAGGCTTTTGCAAGAGACTTGGAAAAGATATTTTCATCAATACAG GATTTGGATACAGAAATAGTTGTAGCAACAGCCAGGGGGACAACTACAGATGCAACCGCTATCTCTGCTAATCTAGTTGTTGATGAGAGGCAAATGAATGCACTCTTTCTTGATGTG GTTCGGGTTAGTGAATCTTACGGATTGAGATTTCCTCGTGAATTTGCACTTCTCATGAAGCAGCTTCTATATTTTGATCGGTACACCCGGTTGTTGGCTCCGAACATGAATATGCTTCAGGACCAGAGGATCTCCATTGTTTCAAACCGAAGAAGCAAATACAGGGACAGTTTCAAATGA
- the LOC115955825 gene encoding protein ENHANCED DISEASE RESISTANCE 4 yields the protein MTSGVTTTKVRLVQCPKCRQVLPELADFPLYQCGGCGTILQAKNRKSDPKSIDSGLHATDATQTNALDLVVEDKESNSSNKEILTSMGECSLDQNNERDQKQSADCISEQLGGINLSNEDQNDERNQSQSEECYGEQLGGVNLSHNYQSSDIDKIESCDCNVEQLGVSNKVCLSTELASQGNEEPSPIAQANSEVEANDEGLLSVGAKSEIDIKEGDSNFRSLNTDNLVAKNGSISIATHHTPARESISSDTFESADFVNPSSELSGGLRDLSKSPTTRSYAYEGSVSSYDGMDDHLPERYIHSSGSAYKVSDFVPSEERYKKDKFQVNGMMNCSSYIEHEGEIHSLAKKHLANKSKWDQDELLEPTIHGRPVRNWRRRERDSHPSRVPFYQRGSLSGYESGGPSNEVHNHFARNTSFHSSGKSEYLEEDKMKLLRMVSELQDELSKRCYPSGMANERVSTWKENHIPSYYDHEAAEEVCHDLSYPRFPRRCMQGSSQLQQSNSSHIPFSGETTRSRHQAHHSCQHCYPQDWQCSAQLPLPILHRNKGSCWVHPSHNLYNSYSSCPSSPQWYVDKFSKCSRETKSVEQRHKDHEVKKYLREKQHLVKRHFRPIAGGAPIITCYSCLSPLQLPADFVLFRRRFHRLRCGACSELLKFSLQNSTHIVPYSLNAVDPPPSEVDDCSDSINRRLVSASHSHANACLQADPVSCSDDYGLSYCKSGSTEADPVSITSFHALQGNINERNPSYEYDPFKPMGERKKFVLNQSQKKQKNFGHESSRPSSNLSKAENLSSEIEELPATSSSPLHQLMGYSSPSQVINGSVPSRTRGSSYSTKSKACGQGNERS from the exons ATGACGAGCGGAGTGACTACTACTAAAGTTCGATTAGTTCAATGCCCCAAATGTCGGCAGGTTCTGCCAGAGTTGGCAGACTTTCCTTTATATCAGTGTGGCGGATGTGGCACAATTCTCCAAG CAAAAAATCGAAAAAGTGATCCAAAAAGCATAGATTCTGGCTTACATGCAACAGATGCTACTCAGACAAATGCATTGGATCTTGTTGTTGAAGATAAAGAATCCAACAGCTCTAACAAAGAAATTCTTACTTCCATGGGAGAATGTTCCTTGGACCAGAACAATGAGAGGGATCAAAAACAATCGGCGGATTGCATTAGCGAGCAGCTTGGAGGTATAAATTTATCAAATGAAGATCAAAATGATGAAAGGAATCAAAGCCAGTCTGAGGAATGTTATGGCGAGCAACTTGGGGGTGTAAACTTATCCCATAACTACCAAAGCAGTGACATTGATAAAATTGAATCATGTGACTGCAATGTTGAACAGCTTGGGGTTTCCAATAAAGTTTGTTTGTCAACTGAGCTTGCTTCTCAGGGGAATGAAGAGCCATCGCCAATAGCACAAGCAAATTCAGAAGTAGAGGCAAATGACGAGGGCTTGCTGTCGGTGGGAGCAAAGTCAGAGATAGATATCAAGGAGGGTGATTCTAATTTCAGAAGCTTGAACACTGATAATTTAGTGGCTAAAAATGGAAGTATTTCAATTGCTACTCATCATACGCCAGCAAGGGAAAGCATTTCATCAGATACATTTGAATCTGCAGATTTTGTCAACCCCAGCTCTGAGCTCAGTGGTGGACTTAGAGATTTGTCTAAATCCCCAACAACCAGAAGTTATGCATATGAGGGCAGTGTCTCTTCTTATGATGGGATGGACGACCACCTTCCTGAACGATATATACATTCATCTGGAAGTGCTTATAAGGTTTCAGACTTTGTTCCTTCTGAAGAAAGGTACAAAAAGGACAAATTCCAGGTGAATGGCATGATGAATTGTAGTTCTTATATTGAACATGAAGGGGAAATTCATTCATTGGCTAAGAAGCATTTAGCCAATAAAAGCAAGTGGGATCAAGATGAATTACTGGAACCCACAATTCATGGCCGCCCAGTCAGAAATTGGAGGAGACGTGAGAGAGATAGCCATCCATCGAGGGTGCCTTTCTATCAAAGGGGTTCCCTATCTGGCTATGAGAGTGGTGGCCCTTCAAATGAAGTGCATAATCACTTTGCCCGCAATACAAGCTTTCATTCATCTGGCAAGTCTGAGTACCTTGAAGAGGACAAGATGAAATTGTTGAGAATGGTTTCTGAATTGCAGGATGAACTTAGCAAAAGATGCTATCCAAGTGGAATGGCTAATGAAAGGGTTTCCACTTGGAAGGAAAACCATATTCCATCGTACTATGATCATGAGGCAGCTGAGGAAGTATGTCACGACTTAAGTTATCCTAGGTTTCCCAGAAGGTGCATGCAGGGAAGCAGCCAGCTCCAGCAGTCCAATTCCTCCCACATACCTTTCTCAGGAGAGACAACAAGGAGCAGGCACCAAGCTCATCACTCTTGTCAGCATTGCTATCCCCAAGACTGGCAATGCTCAGCACAGTTGCCGCTGCCCATCCTTCACCGTAATAAAGGGTCATGTTGGGTCCATCCTAGTCATAACTTGTACAATTCTTACAGCTCTTGTCCTTCTAGTCCCCAATGGTATGTGGACAAGTTTTCCAAGTGCAGTCGTGAAACAAAATCTGTGGAACAGAGGCATAAAGACCATGAGGTGAAGAAgtatttgagagagaaacaGCATTTGGTTAAGCGACATTTCCGACCCATAGCAGGTGGAGCCCCTATCATAACTTGCTATAGTTGCTTGAGCCCGCTGCAGCTACCTGCAGATTTTGTTCTCTTCAGAAGGAGATTTCATCGGCTAAGGTGCGGTGCTTGTTCGGAGCTGCTCAAGTTTTCACTGCAAAATAGCACTCATATAGTACCATATTCATTGAATGCTGTAGACCCTCCACCAAGTGAGGTTGATGACTGCAGTGATTCTATTAATAGGAGGTTGGTCTCAGCGTCTCATTCTCATGCCAATGCTTGCCTACAGGCGGATCCTGTGTCATGTTCTGATGATTATGGACTCTCTTACTGCAAAAGTGGCTCCACTGAAGCAGATCCTGTTTCCATCACATCCTTTCATGCTCTCCAAGGCAACATAAATGAAAGAAATCCGTCGTATGAATATGATCCTTTCAAGCCTatgggagagagaaagaagtttGTCTTGAATCAGtcccaaaagaaacaaaagaattttgggcATGAATCATCTAGGCCTTCCTCTAATCTGTCCAAAGCAGAAAATTTATCTTCAGAAATTGAGGAGCTTCCAGCAACATCAAGCTCCCCACTTCATCAGCTCATGGGTTATTCTTCACCGAGCCAGGTCATAAATGGGTCTGTGCCATCTCGCACAAGAGGAAGCTCATACTCTACAAAGAGCAAGGCATGCGGTCAAGGAAATGAGAGATCTTGA
- the LOC115957373 gene encoding protein NETWORKED 4A-like, whose product MEPTESKKSNLCWWDSHISPENSKWLAENLEVMGQNVKEMLNLIQADGDHLVENAELNGQKRQLVADVGEFHRMYQSLAERYDHVTEALRKSLPSELQMQGFGSSEFGSGQGSPLLTPDQKSGFHSSGHQAINSDVSLSSGAGNSVLSLKEGIESSPSSFSSDSETEPFNLTLNNYLSPPMDFDGKVLHHKISEMETEVSSMKEKFWTARKDNMDNMLKVGEKYSYEEMLGRISQSEEELRVSNLQLQLSEKEIARLKSQLEKGESAIVLVESMQAQLDCVQEDIKMREANLKLERGRVLELQNQIAELETCISDSSNQIRRLVEESEVTRERLKGSDEEIVKLRLELVNRTSEGTYELQGELEVAREEIAMLQAQLDSGKRKALELHESIERYKTSVSSRDIEVRELKLALSDAQEQFSREKAHLQCDISSLSEKQTLFDSTLKEWELRSGSLESEIRQCEAEKVELKGLHVAHEMALQSEINQLKDELIERRENVEILNKDFDGLKLKFDMLMAEKDGLNAKLHTLVAEVNSRDSQIQQMEGHLGQLRQEHVELIAEGKSAQNLVDELRLKVEELEKEVDSQRVLISDGAEEKREVIRQLCFSLEHYRSWYQELRKAFIVHKQHAVLAS is encoded by the exons ATGGAGCCAACAGAATCAAAGAAGTCAAATTTATGTTGGTGGGACAGTCATATTAGTCCTGAGAATTCTAAGTGGCTGGCAGAAAATCTTGAGG TGATGGGCCAGAATGTTAAGGAAATGCTGAACCTGATCCAAGCGGATGGTGATCATTTGGTGGAGAATGCTGAATTGAATGGTCAGAAGAGGCAATTGGTTGCTGATGTTGGGGAATTCCACCGCATGTATCAATCACTGGCTGAGCGCTATGATCATGTGACAGAAGCATTAAGAAAGAGTTTACCGTCAGAACTCCAAATGCAGGGCTTTGGCAGTTCTGAATTTGGATCTGGACAAGGTTCTCCACTACTCACTCCTGATCAGAAGTCGGGTTTTCACAGTTCTGGTCATCAAGCTATCAATTCAGACGTATCCCTTAGCTCTGGTGCTGGAAACTCTGTTCTTTCTTTGAAGGAGGGCATTGAATCATCTCCATCATCTTTTTCATCGGATTCTGAGACAGAACCTTTTAACTTAACTCTCAACAACTACTTGAGCCCACCAATGGATTTTGATGGCAAGGTGCTGCATCATAAGATTTCTGAGATGGAAACTGAAGTGTCTAGCATGAAAGAGAAGTTCTGGACAGCTAGAAAAGACAATATGGATAATATGTTGAAGGTAGGAGAGAAATATAGTTATGAGGAAATGCTTGGCAGAATTTCCCAAAGTGAGGAAGAGCTAAGGGTTTCCAACCTACAACTTCAGCTTTCAGAAAAAGAGATTGCCAGGTTGAAGAGTCAGCTTGAGAAGGGTGAATCTGCTATTGTACTTGTAGAGAGTATGCAGGCGCAGCTTGATTGTGTGCAGGAAGATATCAAGATGAGAGAGGCCAACCTTAAATTGGAGAGGGGACGAGTGTTGGAGCTGCAAAATCAAATAGCTGAATTGGAAACTTGTATTTCAGACTCTAGTAACCAGATTAGGAGGTTGGTAGAAGAGTCGGAAGTAACTAGAGAAAGGCTTAAGGGATCAGATGAAGAGATTGTGAAGTTGAGGCTTGAACTTGTGAATAGAACATCTGAAGGTACTTATGAATTGCAGGGTGAGCTTGAGGTAGCTCGGGAAGAGATAGCCATGTTGCAGGCCCAGCTTGATTCAGGTAAAAGGAAGGCTTTGGAGCTTCATGAGAGTATTGAAAGGTACAAAACTAGTGTATCTAGCCGTGACATTGAGGTAAGGGAATTGAAGCTTGCATTGAGTGATGCCCAGGAACAATTCTCTAGGGAGAAGGCACATTTGCAGTGTGATATTTCAAGTTTGTCAGAGAAGCAGACCTTGTTTGATTCTACTCTCAAAGAATGGGAATTGAGAAGTGGATCATTAGAAAGTGAAATAAGGCAATGCGAGGCTGAGAAAGTGGAATTGAAAGGTTTGCATGTTGCCCATGAGATGGCTTTGCAAAGTGAGATCAATCAGTTGAAGGATGAACTCATTGAAAGGAGGGAAAATgtggaaattttgaataaagATTTTGACGGACTCAAACTGAAATTTGATATGCTAATGGCAGAGAAAGATGGGCTCAATGCAAAGCTTCACACACTAGTAGCAGAAGTGAACTCTCGTGACAGCCAGATCCAGCAAATGGAGGGGCATCTTGGCCAGTTACGTCAGGAGCATGTGGAGCTGATTGCTGAAGGTAAAAGTGCACAGAATCTAGTAGATGAACTGAGATTGAAAGTGGAGGAGCTGGAGAAAGAAGTAGATAGCCAGAGAGTTCTCATCTCAGATGGGGCTGAGGAGAAAAGAGAGGTGATAAGGCAGCTTTGTTTCTCACTGGAGCATTATAGAAGTTGGTATCAAGAACTTCGTAAAGCATTTATTGTGCACAAGCAACATGCAGTTCTGGCTTCTTAA